GGCCCGGCACCACGGTGGTGATGGACAACGTGGTCTGGGAGGGCGCGGTGCTGGAACCGGCACTGGACCCCGTCAACGCCCCGGGGATCGTCGCGGCCCTGCAGATGATGGGGGGGGACCCGCGGCTGGACGCCACCGTGATCCAGACGGTCGGGTCGAAGGGCTGGGACGGCTTCGCGCTCGCCCTCGTGAGAGATAGCGCTGCGAGATAGCGCTGTGAGGTGGCCTGTGAGATCGCGCAGTGACGGTGCAGACTGGCACCGCGGCGGCCCGGACCGCTCAAATGCTAAGTATGCTTAGATTTACCCGGCGACGGCTTCGACCGACAGCCATTGAAACGACCAGCACCAGGCGCACTTCGCAAAGGACACAGGCCACCGAATGAACGCGACCCAGGAGACCCGCCCTCCCCGCGCCGTGCGGATCAGCTCCACCCCGGATGAACTTGCCGGGCTCGGGCCGCTGCTGGAAACCGCCGCTGCCGGCGTAGGGGACGTCCCGGCCCTGCTGGCCCTTGCCAAAGATCTGGGGGAGACGGCCCCCAAGCCCGGTTCCGGCCGGACCGCTCTCCTCTGGGAGATCCTCGCCTCGGTCACCGCCGTCGACGTCGCCGCCGGCCGGATCCTGGAACCGCACCTCGACGCCGCCGCCATCCTCGCCCAGGCAGCGGGGGCCGGGGGCACGGTCCCGTTCGACGGGACGTGGGGAGTCTTCGCCGCCGAGGCGCCGGGGCTGAAGCTGGACGCCAAGGAGGCAGGCGGCGCCGTCGTCCTCCAGGGATCCAAGCCATGGTGTTCGATCGCCCCGCAGCTCGACCATGCCGTGCTGACAGCGCACCTTGACGGCGGCGGCCGCGCCGCCTTCGCCGTCGACCTGCACGCCGCCGGGGTCAGCTTCGCGGACCCGCACTGGACCAGCCGGGGCCTGCGCGAAATCCCCAGCGGCACCGTGCACTTCGACGCCGTCCCGGCCGTGCCGCTCGGCGGCACCGGCTGGTACTACCAGCGTCCCGGCTTCGCCTGGGGCGGCATGGGGGTCGCTGCCTGCTGGCTCGGCGGCGCCGTCGCCGTGGCCCGCAGCTACGCGGACGCGCTCAGGACGGCGGCCGACGGCGGCCGCGAACCGGACCAGCTGGCCCTCGCGCACCTCGGCGAAATCGACCGCACGCTCTCCGGCCTCCTGCACTACCTCGCCATGACCGCAGCCCGGATCGACGCCGGGGAACTCTCCGGACCCGGCGCATGGAGCGAGGCGCTGCGCGTCCGCGGCAGCGTGGCCGCCGCCGTCGACCGCATCCAGGCGCTGGTGGGCCAAAACCTCGGGCCCGGCCCGCTGGCTTTCGACGAACCCTACGCCAAACGCATAGCCGACCTCTCGCTCTACGTCCGCCAGCACCACGCCATGCGCGACGACGCCCAACTCGGCGCCCTGACCTTCAAGGGGGA
The nucleotide sequence above comes from Arthrobacter sp. KBS0702. Encoded proteins:
- a CDS encoding acyl-CoA dehydrogenase family protein, whose protein sequence is MNATQETRPPRAVRISSTPDELAGLGPLLETAAAGVGDVPALLALAKDLGETAPKPGSGRTALLWEILASVTAVDVAAGRILEPHLDAAAILAQAAGAGGTVPFDGTWGVFAAEAPGLKLDAKEAGGAVVLQGSKPWCSIAPQLDHAVLTAHLDGGGRAAFAVDLHAAGVSFADPHWTSRGLREIPSGTVHFDAVPAVPLGGTGWYYQRPGFAWGGMGVAACWLGGAVAVARSYADALRTAADGGREPDQLALAHLGEIDRTLSGLLHYLAMTAARIDAGELSGPGAWSEALRVRGSVAAAVDRIQALVGQNLGPGPLAFDEPYAKRIADLSLYVRQHHAMRDDAQLGALTFKGDHPW